A stretch of the Aphis gossypii isolate Hap1 chromosome 2, ASM2018417v2, whole genome shotgun sequence genome encodes the following:
- the LOC114120872 gene encoding twinfilin produces the protein MSHQTGIKANDTLKKFFSKATSDKSIRAIKVSIVDEELSLSAHEKHHKSWKDDFEKVVKQFILPEVPCYVLYRFDVKSDTKNYDWLLISWCPDVAPIRQKMLYASTKATLKQEFGSAKIKEELHGTSMNDVTLDGLEQSRLSQKAPAPLTIREEEIAELRKAEVGHSTSVSVDSRSQAVSGIKFPMSVAAVTALSIFVDSSEINYVQFYIDMTKESIELATSDNISVSLLNDQVPKNDARYHLYMYQHKRNGTQTNSVFFIYSMPGYSCPIKVRMLYSSCKSPFIEELENLYKLKIHKKLEIDNDDVINEKYLLDELYPEKESDKPKFSKPKAPGRGVRRIIKSNE, from the exons atgtctCACCAGACAGGAATCaaag cAAATGACACTCTAAAAAAGTTCTTTAGCAAAGCAACATCAGACAAGAGCATTCGGGCTATTAAAGTTTCTATTGTAGACG aggaACTTTCTCTGTCTGCTCATGAAAAACATCACAAATCATGGAAagatgattttgaaaaagtagtaaaacaatttatactacCAGAAGTACCatgctatgtattatatag ATTTGATGTAAAAAGTGACACCAAAAATTATGATTGGTTACTTATAAGCTGGTGTCCTGATGTAGCACCTATTCGGCAAAAGATGTTGTATGCATCTACAAAAGCTACACTCAAACAAGAATTTGGCAGTGCTAAAATTAAAGAAGAACTTCATGGAACTAGCAtg AATGATGTTACTCTTGATGGATTAGAACAAAGTCGATTGTCACAAAAAGCACCAGCTCCTTTAACTATTCGTGAAGAAGAAATCGCTGAACTTCGAAAAGCAGAGGTTGGACATAGTACATCAGTGTCTGTAGATAGTCGATCACAAGCAGTATCCGGTATCAAGTTCCCTATGTCTGTTGCTGCTGTAACTGCACTTTCTATATTTGTGGATAGTAGTGAAATAAACTATGTACAGTTTTACATTG ATATGACAAAAGAGAGTATTGAATTAGCTACTTCAGACAACATATCTGTGAGCCTTCTCAATGATCAAGTTCCTAAAAATGATGCTCGGTATCATCTTTATATGTACCAACATAAAAGAAATGGTACCCAAACAAATTCTGttt ttttcatttaCTCAATGCCAGGATACTCATGTCCTATAAAAGTGAGAATGTTGTACTCCAGTTGCAAATCACCATTTATAGAAGAATtagaaaacttatataaattaaaaattcataaaaaa ttggaAATAGATAATGATGATGTCATTAATGAGAAATATCTATTAGATGAACTATACCCAGAAAAAGAATCTGATAAACCAAAATTCAGTAAACCTAAAGCTCCAGGACGAGGTGTTCGAAGAATAATAAAGTCTAatgaataa
- the LOC114120687 gene encoding dual specificity protein phosphatase 22-B-like isoform X2, with protein MDKVIPGLFIGSFRDSKDFAQLESNQITHIISILDAPKKIYQDKKYLCIEAIDSPEQNLIQYFQTCNDFIHKARLKNQNVLIHCLAGMSRSVTIAAAYIMSATTIKLKHVLRLLKACRSISSPNEGFNKQLQYYECNYLLEVGVHHRKKEQD; from the exons ATGGATAAG gtGATTCCTGGATTGTTTATCGGCAGTTTTAGAGACTCAAAAGATTTTGCTCAATTAGAAAGTAATCAAATAACtcatataatttctatattggatgcaccaaaaaaaatttatcaa gataaaaaatatttgtgtattgaAGCTATTGATAGTCCTGAACAAAATctcatacaatattttcaaacatgcaatgattttatacataaagctcgtcttaaaaatcaaaatgttttaattcatTG TTTGGCTGGGATGTCTAGAAGTGTAACAATAGCTGCTGCTTATATTATGTCAGCtactactattaaattaaaacatgtacTTCGACTTCTGAAAGCATGTCGATCAATTTCAAGTCCAAATGAAGGATTTAATAAACAACTCCAATATTATgagtgtaattatttattagaagtgGGTGTTCATCATAGAAA GAAAGAACAAGATTAG
- the LOC114120499 gene encoding double-strand-break repair protein rad21 homolog: MFYSHFSLSKKGPLARIWLAAHWDKKLTKAQVFETNIETSVDGILQPKVKMALRTSGHLLLGVVRIYSRKAKYLLADCNEAFVKIKMAFRPGMVDLPEDNHIAATNAITLPEVFHDFDTAMPDLNDVDIEAQFSLNQSRAEEITLHEDYNISSMVSKNSGFDQGFGFSEVENSDILRHGIEHSLLFSEGVDHLMNRDKEPIPSTSAGSGILSQNSLGMDAPIRDDGFGGNIGQVITDNFFQAGGLFDDVPSAPMEVPDGPPSPPPFNTPNRNDDDDDDHFMPPSPGRQSSDGSRPASPVNLPFPNAGALGLIPSPTRDQTLMPPPDIDMHDIHDMHDIHDQASEEPEPLNEQNISVDQTTLVQNEEESFALAPVDASALRGLPKTKRKRKLIVDEVKNISGEEMKAQLSDTTDIVITLDLAPPTKRLMHWKETGGVEKLFALPGKNIPAIPLAKNYQRHLTAKTLNNDELDGEGGIEGDEENVLPAIAGPVPGRRGRKRKIPIDEENQKPAKKDVLPPIPEVTSQVESMEVEIPAPLSVAPPTPAIPEETEHVEINQQQPVEPQPFITSPLNDNGQMLPPGTPAHKSVDPVNNEDQLINPFDDLQAPPSVHDTSEANNQSLQPELQNMGYDNHINQSNDFNQVIMDNMGYDGHHNAPVTPGLPSPRGGVTPWRDQDYDYPASVGPVEEQQAPHETNEQYEERVMNKRANQLYHTIKMRFAQKDTLVFDDLTYRNRRKEAAQKFYSVLVLKKYKVLELIQSAPYEPIQLVKGACFTDPKL; encoded by the exons ATGTTTTATTCGCACTTCTCATTGTCCAAGAAAGGGCCTCTTGCCCGTATCTGGTTAGCTGCCCATTGGGACAAGAAATTGACCAAAGCCCAAGTGTTTGAAACCAATATTGAGACATCTGTTGACGGAATATTGCAGCCAAAA GTGAAAATGGCCCTACGTACTTCAGGACATCTTTTGTTGGGTGTGGTTCGAATTTATTCACGTAAAGCTAAATACCTGTTGGCTGATTGTAATGAAGcatttgtcaaaattaaaatggctTTTCGGCCAGGCATGGTTGACTTGCCAGAGGATAACCATATAGCAGCAACTAATGCTATTACACTCCCAGAAGtatttcatgattttgataCAGCCATGCCAGACttgaa tgATGTTGATATTGAAGCTCAATTCAGTTTAAATCAGTCTAGAGCGGAAGAAATAACTTTGCACGAAGATTACAATATTAGCTCTATGGTTTCTAAAAATTCAGGTTTTGACCAAGGATTTGGATTCTCAGAAGTTGAGAATTCTGATATACTCCGTCATGGAATTGAACATTCCTTGCTGTTTAGTGAAGGTGTAGACCATTTAATGAACCGTGATAAAGAACCTATACCTTCTACATCTGCTGGATCTGGCATTTTAAGCCAAAACAGTCTAGGAATGGATGCCCCGATTAGAGATGATGGATTTGGAGGTAATATCGGTCAAGTTATCACTGATAACTTTTTTCAAGCCGGAGGTTTATTTGACGATGTACCTTCTGCTCCTATGGAAGTTCCCGATGGTCCTCCTAGTCCTCCACCATTCAATACACCTAACCgaaatgatgatgatgatgatgatcaCTTTATGCCTCCTAGTCCAGGAAGACAAAGCTCGGATGGTTCAAGACCAGCATCACCTGTCAATTTACCATTCCCTAATGCTGGTGCATTAGGTCTTATACCTTCGCCAACCCGAGATCAGACATTAATGCCTCCACCAGATATAGATATGCATGATATACACGATATGCATGATATACATGATCAAGCATCTGAAGAACCTGAGCCATTAAATGAACAGAATATTTCTGTAGATCAAACTACTTTGGTACAGAATGAAGAAGAAAGTTTTGCTTTAGCTCCAGTTGATGCTAGTGCATTGAGAGGATTACCAAAGACTAAAAGAAAGCGAAAACTTATTGTGgatgaagtaaaaaatatttctggtGAAGAAATGAAAGCACAATTGAGCGATACAACAGACATTGTAATTACATTAGATTTAGCACCACCTACTAAAAGACTAATGCACTGGAAAGAGACAGGTGgtgtagaaaaattatttgctcTTCCTGGAAAAAATATACCAGCCATACCATTAGCTAAA aattacCAAAGACATTTAACAGcaaaaacattgaataatgATGAATTAGATGGTGAAGGTGGTATTGAAGGAGATGAAGAAAATGTGTTACCTGCAATAGCTGGCCCAGTACCTGGACGCCGTGGccgtaaaagaaaaattcctATTGatgaagaaaatcaaaaaccaGCTAAAAAAGATGTTTTGCCACCAATACCGGAAGTAACATCTCAAGTA gaATCTATGGAAGTGGAAATTCCTGCACCATTGTCTGTAGCTCCTCCTACACCAGCTATTCCTGAAGAAACGGAACATGTTGAAATTAATCAACAACAGCCAGTTGAACCACAACCATTTATAACATCACCATTAAATGATAATGGTCAAATGTTACCCCCTGGAACCCCCGCACATAAGTCAGTTGATCCAGTTAATAATGAAGACCag CTCATAAATCCATTTGATGATTTACAAGCACCGCCATCAGTCCATGATACATCAGAAGCAAACAATCAATCATTACAACCAGAATTACAAAACATGGGTTACGATAATCacataaatcaa tctaATGATTTCAATCAAGTCATAATGGATAATATGGGATATGATGGTCATCATAATGCCCCTGTTACACCAGGATTACCTTCACCGAGAGGTGGGGTAACACCTTGGCGTGACCAAGATTATGATTATCCTGCATCTGTTGGACCT gtgGAAGAACAACAGGCTCCTCATGAAACAAATGAACAATATGAAGAACGAGTAATGAACAAAAGAGCTAATCAGTTGTACCACACAATTAAGATGAGATTTGCACAAAAAGATACTCTTGTTTTTGACGATCTTACCTATAGAAATCGGAGGAAAgag GCAGCTCAGAAGTTTTATTCAGTTctggttttgaaaaaatacaaagtcTTAGAGCTTATTCAATCTGCCCCTTATGAACCTATCCAGCTGGTGAAAGGCGCATGTTTCACTGATCCAAAGctgtaa
- the LOC114120687 gene encoding dual specificity protein phosphatase 22-B-like isoform X1, translated as MDKVIPGLFIGSFRDSKDFAQLESNQITHIISILDAPKKIYQDKKYLCIEAIDSPEQNLIQYFQTCNDFIHKARLKNQNVLIHCLAGMSRSVTIAAAYIMSATTIKLKHVLRLLKACRSISSPNEGFNKQLQYYECNYLLEERTRLASISHSNNQLIADEEYCKRIIGEEHKK; from the exons ATGGATAAG gtGATTCCTGGATTGTTTATCGGCAGTTTTAGAGACTCAAAAGATTTTGCTCAATTAGAAAGTAATCAAATAACtcatataatttctatattggatgcaccaaaaaaaatttatcaa gataaaaaatatttgtgtattgaAGCTATTGATAGTCCTGAACAAAATctcatacaatattttcaaacatgcaatgattttatacataaagctcgtcttaaaaatcaaaatgttttaattcatTG TTTGGCTGGGATGTCTAGAAGTGTAACAATAGCTGCTGCTTATATTATGTCAGCtactactattaaattaaaacatgtacTTCGACTTCTGAAAGCATGTCGATCAATTTCAAGTCCAAATGAAGGATTTAATAAACAACTCCAATATTATgagtgtaattatttattagaa GAAAGAACAAGATTAGCATCTATTAGCCATTCTAATAACCAACTTATAGCAGATGAAGAATATTGTAAAAGAATCATTGGAGaagaacacaaaaaataa